In Haliotis asinina isolate JCU_RB_2024 chromosome 15, JCU_Hal_asi_v2, whole genome shotgun sequence, one DNA window encodes the following:
- the LOC137265007 gene encoding uncharacterized protein, giving the protein MILPLDPRKNVDPRKNVDSRKRRTKPCAKDVRPHSGPEGDPTMLHPVLLCLLLAWLILLGKLQQVRASHFVPWSNEVQLPTNSVISVAVSATGGSPVQRQPHYVQPSQPAPIQSSPTKMQLSRSKDVTSGRVAVESCSSDVQTPSVKKTKTQQKDVTCSPVCDIDSSAGLGGIFSVGIWRDKDDLVHQDLVDLSTKMPGIVLKSKADATVVQVEGADEMVF; this is encoded by the exons ATGATATTGCCTCTGGATCCGAGGAAGAACGTAGATCCGAGAAAGAACGTAGATTCGAGAAAGCGGAGAACAAAGCCCTGCGCAAAAGACGTGCGTCCTCATTCCGGACCAGAGGGAGACCCAACTATGTTGCACCCAGTGCTACTGTGTCTTCTGCTAGCATGGTTGATACTTCTAGGGAAACTACAACAGGTCAGAGCCAGCCATTTCGTTCCATGGTCAAACGAGGTCCAGCTCCCAACCAACAGTGTTATTTCTGTGGCGGTTTCGGCCACTGGAGGGTCGCCTGTCCAGCGGCAGCCTCACTACgtgcagcccagtcagcctgcTCCGATTCAGTCCAGTCCAACCAAGATGCAGTTGTCAAGAAGTAAAGATGTCACTTCAG GACGAGTTGCTGTGGAAAGTTGCAGTTCCGACGTTCAGACGCCATCAGTCAAGAAAACCAAGACACAACAGAAGGATGTCACTTGTTCTCCAGTCTGTGACATTGATAGTTCTGCAGGCTTAGGAG GTATATTTTCCGTTGGTATATGGCGAGACAAGGATGATCTGGTGCACCAGGATTTAGTTGACTTATCTACAAAAATGCCTGGAATAGTTTTAAAATCTAAAGCAGATGCTACAGTG GTACAGGTTGAAGGTGCAGACGAGATGGTATTTTAA
- the LOC137266056 gene encoding cytochrome P450 26A1-like — translation MALYDCNVSFTQVAFRAEHNYRDISLLEPNEKSVLAFMSVVIPSILPMILLVTSWQLWYIYNVNCRDQTCKLPLPPGSMGLPVIGETLNLVLMGAKFYKQRLKSYGNVFKTHILGNPTIRVVGAKNIRKILLGEHSLVTAYWPKSVRTLMGEGTVTHALGDTHRLRRKVILKAFTHKALSSYVGAVQDVTRSYIQKWCQLGYVFGYPECKSMTFKTACRVLVGFKVSEKEHQHLLRTFGEFTDSLFSLPFNVPGSGFNKGLHARQKLLSKIEECLHRRREDGGGFDALSLMMGIEGEEKLTLEELKDVGLELLFAGHATCASAASSLLTHLAKNKHVVDRITEELKCHGLDDDDGELTLEKIGQLKYVSNVVKEVLRLAPPIGGGFRKALKTFEIDGYQIPKGWTVAFSIRETQELTEIFSESDRFNPDRWNSVSDDRFHYVPFGGGSRTCAGKELAKLMLKIFAIELARSCTWRLLNESSKMKYIPVPYPVDGLPVHFSQISKTKRPRAFTW, via the exons ATGGCTCTTTATGACTGCAATGTCAGTTTCACACAAGTTGCCTTTAGGGCAGAGCACAATTACAGAGACATAAG cttgttGGAGCCGAATGAGAAAAGCGTGCTTGCCTTTATGTCTGTGGTGATACCATCAATCCTTCCTATGATCCTACTCGTTACATCCTGGCAACTGTGGTACATCTACAACGTGAACTGTCGAGACCAGACCTGTAAACTTCCGCTTCCGCCTGGCAGCATGGGACTTCCGGTCATTGGGGAAACCCTTAATCTTGTATTAATG GGTGCAAAGTTCTACAAACAGAGACTCAAGTCGTATGGAAACGTTTTCAAGACTCACATTCTGGGAAACCCGACAATCCGGGTAGTTGGAGCTAAAAACATCCGCAAAATTCTACTAGGAGAGCACTCGCTGGTGACTGCTTACTGGCCCAAGAGCGTCCGTACCCTCATGGGGGAGGGAACAGTGACCCACGCTTTGGGCGACACACATCGCCTCCGACGTAAGGTCATCCTTAAGGCCTTCACGCACAAAGCCCTGTCATCATACGTCGGTGCCGTCCAAGACGTCACCCGCTCCTACATTCAGAAGTGGTGTCAGCTGGGATATGTCTTTGGGTATCCAGAGTGCAAGAGTATGACGTTCAAAACCGCGTGTCGCGTGCTGGTGGGGTTCAAGGTCAGCGAGAAGGAGCACCAGCATCTTCTGAGGACGTTTGGGGAGTTCACAGACAGTCTCTTCTCCCTACCATTCAATGTACCCGGATCCGGCTTCAataag GGTCTGCACGCTCGTCAGAAGCTATTGTCCAAGATCGAGGAGTGCCTTCATCGACGGAGGGAAGACGGTGGCGGTTTCGACGCCTTGTCACTTATGATGGGGATCGAAGGGGAGGAAAAACTAACGCTTGAGGAGCTGAAAGACGTCGGCCTTGAACTTCTCTTTGCCGGCCATGCCACGTGTGCCAGTGCAGCGTCATCACTACTGACTCACCTTGCCAAGAACAAGCAC GTTGTCGACCGGATAACGGAAGAGCTAAAGTGTCACGGTCTGGATGATGATGACGGTGAACTGACGCTGGAGAAAATAGGTCAACTGAAATACGTGTCCAATGTGGTGAAAGAAGTTCTTCGACTAGCGCCACCTATCGGGGGAGGATTCAGAAAGGCgctgaaaacatttgaaattgac GGTTACCAAATACCTAAAGGATGGACGGTCGCCTTTAGCATCCGAGAAACACAGGAATTAACAGAAATATTCAGTGAAAGCGACAGATTTAACCCTGACAGATGGAATTCAGTTTCAGACGACCGGTTCCATTACGTTCCGTTTGGAGGCGGAAGTAGAACCTGTGCTGGGAAGGAACTTGCCAAACTTATGCTAAAAATATTCGCCATTGAACTGGCGAGAAGCTGTACATGGCGTCTTTTGAACGAGTCTTCtaaaatgaaatacattccTGTTCCATATCCGGTGGATGGACTTCCGGTTCACTTTTCACAAATTTCTAAAACCAAAAGACCACGTGCTTTCACGTGGTGA